In the genome of Delphinus delphis chromosome 15, mDelDel1.2, whole genome shotgun sequence, one region contains:
- the LOC132438457 gene encoding LOW QUALITY PROTEIN: interferon lambda-1-like (The sequence of the model RefSeq protein was modified relative to this genomic sequence to represent the inferred CDS: inserted 1 base in 1 codon), which yields MAAAWVLVLVTVMLDLARAGPVPTSKPTTTGKGCHMGRFQSLLPRELEGFKKAKDALEESLSLKNWSCSSHRFPRTQDLRQRQVWERPVALEAELDLTLKVLGAVADSSSGVILDQPLHTLRHIHSELQACIPARPTAESQPXGRLHHWLCRLQEATKEESQGCLDASVTFNLFCLLIRDLRIVASGDLHI from the exons ATGGCTGCAGCTTGGGTCCTGGTGTTGGTGACTGTGATGCTGGACTTGGCCAGAGCAGGCCCTGTCCCCACGTCCAAGCCCACCACAACCGGGAAGGGCTGCCACATGGGCCGGTTCCAATCTCTGTTGCCAAGGGAGCTGGAGGGCTTCAAGAAAGCCAAGGATGCCTTAGAAGAGTCGCTCTCGCTGAAGAACTGGAGCTGCAGCTCTCACCGCTTCCCCAGGACCCAGGACCTGAGGCAGCGGCAGGTGTGGGAGCGCCCTGTGGCCTTGGAGGCAGAGTTAGATCTGACGCTGAAGGTCCTGGGTGCTGTGGCAGACTCGTCCTCGGGGGTCATCCTGGACCAGCCGCTGCACACGCTGCGCCACATCCACTCCGAGCTTCAGGCTTGCATCCCGGCTCGGCCCACAGCAGAATCCCAGC CGGGCCGCCTCCACCACTGGCTGTGCCGGCTCCAGGAGGCCACAAAGGAGGAGTCCCAAGGCTGTCTCGACGCCTCTGTCACATTCAACCTCTTCTGCCTCCTCATAAGGGATCTGAGAATTGTTGCCAGTGGAGACCTGCATATCTGA